A DNA window from Ranitomeya imitator isolate aRanImi1 chromosome 2, aRanImi1.pri, whole genome shotgun sequence contains the following coding sequences:
- the PCMTD2 gene encoding protein-L-isoaspartate O-methyltransferase domain-containing protein 2, with protein MGGAVSAGEDNDDLIDNLLDSHYIRSDWVENAFRAVDRANYYLDEYKEIAYKDLAWKHGNIHLSAPCIYSEVMESLELQAGQSFLNLGSGTGYLSTMVGLILGPFGMNHGVEIHPDVIEFAKEKLDQFIRTSDSFDKFDFCEPSFVAGNCLEIALESLAYDRVYCGAGVQKEHEEYMKNLLKVGGILVMPLEEKLTKITRTGLTSWETKKILAVSFAPLVQPSKMITGRRHPLHLPPPNVRSLQELARFAIRKHIRNIPKRPSNLRNVTPHDLHKPRLRRSRRHQKETIDFLDQDVFDSRTPNPFDDNNNYDDVEEAQRVVNGTKSDPPVNFLRKKILSLPLPDPLKCYLLYYREK; from the exons atgggaggAGCGGTGAGTGCAGGCGAGGATAACGATGACCTGATCGACAACCTATTGGATTCTCATTACATCCGTTCCGATTGGGTGGAGAATGCCTTTCGTGCCGTTGACCGGGCAAATTACTACTTGGATGAATATAAGGAAATCGCATATAAAGACTTGGCCTGGAAGCACGGCAATATCCATCTGTCTGCCCCCTGCATTTATTCTGAGGTCATGGAGTCGCTGGAGTTACAGGCAGGACAGTCCTTCCTGAATTTGGGCAGTGGTACTGGATATCTGAGTACTATGGTGGGACTTATCTTGG GACCATTTGGAATGAACCACGGAGTAGAGATTCATCCAGACGTCATTGAATTTGCAAAAGAAAAGCTGGATCAGTTCATCCGCACAAGCGACAGCTTTGACAA GTTTGACTTTTGTGAGCCGTCCTTTGTGGCTGGGAACTGTCTGGAAATCGCACTCGAATCCTTGGCTTACGATCGCGTGTACtgtggagccggagtacagaaggaACATGAAGAATATATGAAAAACCTGCTGAAAGTCGGCGGCATCCTCGTCATGCCACTTGAGGAAAAG CTTACAAAGATAACTCGCACAGGTCTAACAAGCTGGGAGACCAAGAAGATCCTGGCTGTGTCATTCGCTCCTCTAGTGCAACCAAGTAAAATGATAACCGGAAGGAGGCACCCGCTCCATCTGC CTCCTCCAAACGTGCGCTCACTTCAAGAGTTGGCGCGGTTTGCCATCAGGAAGCATATTAGGAATATCCCGAAACGGCCGTCAAACCTCAGGAACGTTACTCCACACGACCTGCACAAACCTCGCTTGAGACGGAGTCGGCGGCACCAAAaggagaccatagactttctggaccAAGACGTGTTTGACAGCCGCACTCCAAACCCCTTTGACGACAACAACAATTACGACGACGTGGAGGAGGCACAGCGAGTCGTCAATGGTACAAAGTCAGACCCTCCTGTTAATTTTCTCCGAAAGAAGATCCTGAGCCTGCCTCTTCCAGATCCTCTGAAATGCTATCTACTCTACTACCGTGAGAAATAA